In the Clavelina lepadiformis chromosome 8, kaClaLepa1.1, whole genome shotgun sequence genome, one interval contains:
- the LOC143469607 gene encoding adhesion G-protein coupled receptor G7-like: protein MYWPKQSVLLHLCAIVIILFCISKRGDTAADVNECLGKNKCHTTLGICTNYDGGYTCRCKLGYQGNGLTCNDINECSSATHNCHENATCVNLVGSHDCICKKGFSGNGSPSCWDENECDDGSNNCHENAKCSNTAGSYTCACKSGFVGDGVTTCKAIAKCSTICGTNEECVYDRCVCKIGFELRQHFGKCTASCSALTVETPFGNVTFGSVFVNQKSFSSLQCPDGRPMGSIFCSGEENAEKRAAAFDMSTLIYLNCNLTLADYLANMSSRNTNAIEKITGELILLMKNRILAMDETSGVVNFFSNFSAKLDETESKVSLNALSNMIYSADVIASSAKTVNGSNEMELGQTLVHSLHTVVSHVASAEINEMTSIEAENVAVVISSHNSETGLFHNTKYRLNVTANNSLVQVPVVDVTLPSEAYQMVSTSTNGSFLASMLIFKGKGLYHGNLEWVVSAEIGKNVTVANLTKPVTISFSEIQATSGLKPIKESLQMMKTDLSCVYRDETNQKWVTDGLCRMEGSSICQSTHLTSFSILIRHTVVDGNFALSMVSIIGCSLSVIGLICTVLAHLYVRKVREVRQNRIFIHICVSLISFYLAFIFGVGRTENPNVCTAVTSFLHFVLLSAWCWMAVYIHCIYRSLTELLGARQSKHYMLLSCVFAYGGPLLATAATIAVTFTTYHNQGEELTDEAKVCGNHTTEHRMYKSYRPEHLCWLHENALNFGFVLPSFVLLVFNIVLYAMVMRKITGRKNKSTARLKRDVRVGVVMAITLGFTWAFGYFMMLSSEVHFQTIMSWAFAITSSMQGFFLFLLTAVMRLELRNAWYKPIQSGILAPIGSFAYRSLRSLSQRQKTGFYDIHTETYESNTTQASTECSRENGACSETSRVDAHSEIVSRIVRQH from the exons atgtactgGCCAAAGCAGTCGGTCTTATTGCATCTTTGTGCCATTGTCATAATTCTTTTCTGTATTAGCAAGCGTGGCGATACTGCAG CGGACGTAAACGAATGCCTTGGCAAAAACAAATGCCATACTACTTTGGGAATATGTACTAACTATGATGGTGGTTACACATGCAGATGCAAACTGGGTTATCAAGGAAATGGTTTGACGTGCAATG ATATAAATGAATGCTCAAGTGCTACTCAcaactgtcatgaaaatgccACGTGTGTAAACTTGGTTGGCTCTCACGActgtatttgcaaaaaagGTTTTTCCGGGAATGGGTCGCCGTCATGTTGGG ATGAAAATGAATGTGACGATGGCTCCAATAattgtcatgaaaatgcaaaatgttcaaaCACTGCAGGGTCATACACATGTGCGTGTAAAAGTGGATTTGTCGGTGATGGAGTCACCACATGTAAAG CTATCGCAAAATGTTCCACAATATGCGGGACCAATGAAGAATGCGTATATGACCGTTGCGTCTGTAAAATAGGATTCGAATTAAGACAACATTTTGGCAAATGTACAG CATCATGCTCAGCACTCACTGTCGAAACTCCATTTGGTAATGTGACATTCGGAAGCGTCTTTGTAAACCAGAAAAGTTTTAGCAGTTTGCAATGTCCGGATG GTCGTCCAATGGGATCTATTTTTTGTTCCGGCGAAGAAAATGCTGAAAAACGTGCTGCAGCCTTCGACATGTCGACATTGATTTACCTAAACTGCAATCTTACATTGGCAGATTACCTTGCAAAT ATGAGTTCGAGGAACACAAATGCGATAGAGAAGATAACAGGCGAATTAATTCTTCTCATGAAAAATAGAATTTTGGCGATGGACGAGACCAGTGGAGTGGTcaactttttttcaaacttttcagCTAAATTGGATGAAACAGAAAGCAAG GTCAGCTTAAATGCACTGAGCAACATGATCTATAGCGCCGACGTTATTGCCTCTTCAGCTAAAACTGTTAACGGGTCAAATGAAATGGAACTCGGCCAGACGTTGGTGCATTCCTTGCATACTGTAGTTTCTCACGTAGCTTCAGCAGAAATCAACGAGATGACCAGCATTGAAGCCGAAAACGTTGCCGTTGTT ATATCAAGCCACAACTCAGAAACTGGTCTCTTTCACAACACAAAATACCGCTTGAATGTGACAGCAAACAACTCCCTAGTGCAGGTTCCTGTTGTAGACGTTACTTTACCGTCCGAAGCTTACCAAATGGTATCGACCAGCACTAATGGGTCGTTCCTAGCTTCCATGTTAATATTCAAAGGAAAAGGATTATACCATGGAAACTTGGAATGG gtGGTCTCGGCTGAAATAGGTAAAAATGTAACAGTGGCAAATCTTACTAAACCAGTTACTATCAGCTTCAGCGAAATTCAAGCTACATCAGGGcttaaaccaataaaagaatCATTGCAG ATGATGAAAACAGACTTGTCTTGTGTTTATCGAGATGAAACAAATCAAAAGTGGGTTACCGACGGGTTATGCAGAATGGAAGGGTCGTCAATTTGTCAATCTACACATTTGACCAGTTTTTCAATTCTGATA AGACATACTGTGGTGGACGGCAATTTCGCTCTTTCTATGGTCAGCATAATTGGCTGTTCGTTGTCTGTAATTGGCTTAATCTGCACTGTCTTAGCCCATTTGTACGTGAG aaaggttagagaagTTCGCCAGAACCGAATCTTTATCCATATTTGCGTCTCTCTGATTTCCTTTTACTTGGCATTTATATTTGGAGTGGGCCGAACAGAAAATCCCAATGTGTGCACAGCGGTAACGTCTTTTcttcattttgttttgctgagTGCTTGGTGTTGGATGGCCGTGTATATTCATTGCATCTATCGATCTCTCACGGAG TTGCTTGGTGCACGACAATCGAAACACTATATGTTACTATCCTGTGTCTTTGCATACGGTGGCCCTCTCTTGGCAACTGCTGCAACAATTGCAGTCACGTTTACAACTTACCACAATCAAGGCGAGGAACTTACCGACGAAGCTAAAGTTTGTGGAAACCACACAACAG AACACAGAATGTATAAAAGTTATCGTCCTGAGCACTTATGCTGGTTGCACGAAAACGCACTTAATTTTGGATTTGTCCTTCcatcttttgttttattggtaTTCAACATAGTATTGTATGCTATGGTAATGCGCAAAATTACCGGGCGAAAG AATAAATCTACCGCACGTCTGAAAAGAGATGTCAGAGTGGGAGTGGTTATGGCAATAACGCTCGGCTTTACTTGGGCATTCGGATATTTTATGATGCTGTCAAGTGAGGTCCATTTTCAAACGATTATGTCATGGGCGTTTGCGATAACAAGTAGTATGCAG GGCTTTTTTCTGTTCCTTCTCACGGCTGTAATGAGACTGGAGCTAAGAAATGCTTGGTATAAGCCAATACAATCGGGAATTTTGGCACCAATAGGAAGTTTTGCTTACCGGTCTCTCCGCTCTTTGTCGCAACGACAAAAAACTGGGTTTTATGACATACACACGGAAACATATGAAAGCAACACTACGCAAGCGTCTACCGAATGTTCAAGAGAAAACGGAG CGTGCTCAGAGACTTCCAGAGTGGATGCTCACTCCGAAATTGTGTCAAGGATTGTTCGGCAGCATTAA
- the LOC143469608 gene encoding uncharacterized protein LOC143469608 isoform X2: protein MIWNNWDKVCVFTPTREDISSAGNSDKALLKKKFRQMPLSNLTKAEIEENFIEIWTFEQLLEEWQLQGVFVQVIIAILASYALFFGLGGYLQWYYYMQRKDKSDEWKCQPRRFLTADNERHEIFLGSICLFMNATTSGILSTYIKNGGNITAVYFDIHDYGWFYFFTSFAICFLLQDGAAYYYHRMLHVPFFYRNFHKWHHRYPSPTAFGALAMHPLESFFFEVVLLLPIFIVPFHFVVVIICFYYHFYYGLIDHSGIEMDSFWPWQPPTRFHDDHHKYFHCNFGLNSLLLDRFHGTLRQTDRQYGEDVFGGKGVSTDCNNN, encoded by the exons ATGATATGGAATAACTGGGACAAAGTTTGTGTTTTTACTCCCACAAGAGAAGATATTTCGTCCGCCGGCAATTCAGATAAAGCTCTACTCAAAAAGAAGTTCCGCCAAATGCCACTCAGTAATTTAACCAAGGCTGAAATCGAAGAAAACTTCATTGAAATATGGACGTTTGAACAGTTATTGGAAGAATGGCAATTACAAGGCGTGTTTGTTCAAGTTATCATTGCGATATTAGCGTCATACGCTCTGTTCTTTGGCCTCGGTGGTTATTTACAGTG GTATTACTATATGCAAAGGAAAGATAAATCCGATGAGTGGAAGTGTCAGCCAAGACGTTTTCTTACGGCTGAC AACGAGAGACACGAAATTTTTCTTGGTTCCATTTGCCTTTTCATGAACGCAACGACTTCTGGAATTTTATCAACTTATATCAAAAATGGAGGAAACATTACCGCTGTTTATTTCGACATTCACGATTATGGCTGGTTTTACTTTTTCACTTCATTTGCCATATGCTTCCTGTTGCAGGATGGAGCAGCCTATTACTATCACag GATGCTACATGTACCTTTCTTTTACCGAAATTTCCACAAATGGCACCATCGCTACCCGAGTCCTACTGCTTTCGGAGCCTTAGCCATGCATCCTCTGGAGtcatttttctttgaa GTCGTTCTCTTACTCCCAATCTTTATTGTACCGTTTCACTTTGTGGTCGTGATTATTTGCTTCTACTACCACTTTTACTATGGACTAATTGATCATTCTG GCATTGAAATGGATTCTTTTTGGCCCTGGCAACCGCCAACTCGTTTTCACGACGACCACCACAAATACTTCCATTGCAACTTTGGTCTGAACTCGCTTTTATTGGACCGATTTCATGGAACACTAAGACAAACAGATCGACAATACGGCGAAGACGTTTTTGGAGGCAAAGGTGTCTCCACTGATTGCAATAATAACTGA
- the LOC143469608 gene encoding uncharacterized protein LOC143469608 isoform X1, translating into MIWNNWDKVCVFTPTREDISSAGNSDKALLKKKFRQMPLSNLTKAEIEENFIEIWTFEQLLEEWQLQGVFVQVIIAILASYALFFGLGGYLQWYYYMQRKDKSDEWKCQPRRFLTADNERHEIFLGSICLFMNATTSGILSTYIKNGGNITAVYFDIHDYGWFYFFTSFAICFLLQDGAAYYYHRDDVKSLCITSLKRYSKCRMLHVPFFYRNFHKWHHRYPSPTAFGALAMHPLESFFFEVVLLLPIFIVPFHFVVVIICFYYHFYYGLIDHSGIEMDSFWPWQPPTRFHDDHHKYFHCNFGLNSLLLDRFHGTLRQTDRQYGEDVFGGKGVSTDCNNN; encoded by the exons ATGATATGGAATAACTGGGACAAAGTTTGTGTTTTTACTCCCACAAGAGAAGATATTTCGTCCGCCGGCAATTCAGATAAAGCTCTACTCAAAAAGAAGTTCCGCCAAATGCCACTCAGTAATTTAACCAAGGCTGAAATCGAAGAAAACTTCATTGAAATATGGACGTTTGAACAGTTATTGGAAGAATGGCAATTACAAGGCGTGTTTGTTCAAGTTATCATTGCGATATTAGCGTCATACGCTCTGTTCTTTGGCCTCGGTGGTTATTTACAGTG GTATTACTATATGCAAAGGAAAGATAAATCCGATGAGTGGAAGTGTCAGCCAAGACGTTTTCTTACGGCTGAC AACGAGAGACACGAAATTTTTCTTGGTTCCATTTGCCTTTTCATGAACGCAACGACTTCTGGAATTTTATCAACTTATATCAAAAATGGAGGAAACATTACCGCTGTTTATTTCGACATTCACGATTATGGCTGGTTTTACTTTTTCACTTCATTTGCCATATGCTTCCTGTTGCAGGATGGAGCAGCCTATTACTATCACag GGACGATGTTAAATCATTATGCATTACAAGCTTAAAGCGTTACTCGAAATGCAGGATGCTACATGTACCTTTCTTTTACCGAAATTTCCACAAATGGCACCATCGCTACCCGAGTCCTACTGCTTTCGGAGCCTTAGCCATGCATCCTCTGGAGtcatttttctttgaa GTCGTTCTCTTACTCCCAATCTTTATTGTACCGTTTCACTTTGTGGTCGTGATTATTTGCTTCTACTACCACTTTTACTATGGACTAATTGATCATTCTG GCATTGAAATGGATTCTTTTTGGCCCTGGCAACCGCCAACTCGTTTTCACGACGACCACCACAAATACTTCCATTGCAACTTTGGTCTGAACTCGCTTTTATTGGACCGATTTCATGGAACACTAAGACAAACAGATCGACAATACGGCGAAGACGTTTTTGGAGGCAAAGGTGTCTCCACTGATTGCAATAATAACTGA
- the LOC143469710 gene encoding uncharacterized protein LOC143469710: MNKSSKNEKLYPCGLQDKQWSWLKPGFSGKVLFLVFSSILLALMGSSARGELFLFAVMLWKNWDDFYFFYPRENNDSLAKVDDSFQSERNSVNVSEASKILSQNSNNFLNKVLEDYYLQDVYIQVPMALLTSYLVFFVVGGYLQWNYYIKKRDKAEEWKCQPQRFLTRENERHEIYLGAVCLLVNGTFSGILSTYVKNGGALSKVYFDVNKYGFPYFIVSTIVYFLLQDAASYYYHRMLHWPFFYRNFHKWHHRYHSPTAFSAVALHPVESVVFQFLLLLPLFFVPLHFVSVAGCFYYLYYYGLIDHSGIDMESIWPWQPPVRFHDDHHKYFHCNFGFNTLLFDRFHDTLRRTDRKYGEGIFGGKGSPAGEKAKKA; the protein is encoded by the exons atgaataaaagtaGCAAGAACGAAAAATTGTACCCATGTGGTTTACAAGATAAACAGTGGAGCTGGTTGAAGCCAGGCTTTAGCGGCAAAGTTCTGTTTTTGGTCTTCTCGTCTATACTGTTGGCCTTGATGGGGTCTTCTGCCAGGGGTGAATTATTCTTATTCGCCGTCATGCTATGGAAGAATTGGGATGATTTCTACTTTTTCTATCCACGAGAAAATAACGATTCATTGGCAAAGGTTGACGATTCTTTTCAGTCTGAAAGGAATTCAGTAAATGTTTCGGAAGCGTCCAAGATTCTGAGTCAAAATagcaataattttttaaacaaagtattGGAGGATTATTATCTACAAGACGTCTACATTCAAGTACCGATGGCATTGTTAACGTCGTACCTAGTATTTTTTGTCGTCGGAGGTTACTTACAATG GAACTATTATATCAAGAAAAGAGACAAAGCTGAAGAATGGAAATGCCAACCCCAACGATTTTTAACACGGGAG AATGAAAGGCACGAAATTTACCTCGGTGCCGTATGTCTTCTTGTGAATGGAACATTTTCTGGAATTCTATCAACATACGTGAAAAACGGGGGAGCTCTGTCCAAAGTTTACTTCGATGTAAACAAATATGGATTTCCGTATTTCATAGTATCAACCATTGTATACTTCTTACTTCAAGATGCCGCTTCCTACTATTATCACAG AATGCTTCATTGGCCTTTCTTCTATCGCAACTTTCACAAGTGGCATCATCGTTATCATTCCCCTACTGCATTTAGTGCAGTCGCCCTTCATCCTGTGGAATCCGTGGTGTTTCAG TTTCTCCTTCTTTTGCCCCTTTTCTTCGTACCCTTGCATTTCGTGTCCGTCGCGGGTTGTTTCTACTACCTTTATTACTACGGTCTCATAGATCATTCCG GAATCGACATGGAATCTATCTGGCCTTGGCAACCCCCCGTACGTTTTCACGACGATCACCATAAGTACTTTCATTGCAATTTTGGTTTCAATACTCTACTCTTTGATCGTTTTCACGATACATTAAGACGCACCGATCGCAAATATGGTGAGGGTATCTTCGGAGGTAAAGGTTCTCCTGCTGGTGAAAAAGCGAAGAAAGCATAA